A genomic segment from Amphiura filiformis chromosome 10, Afil_fr2py, whole genome shotgun sequence encodes:
- the LOC140162842 gene encoding uncharacterized protein has protein sequence MDFFLRLETHGKLSPDDYEELVELLNDVNRKDLVKELEDAMRSQTNGPTSPESPGSQQTPLSPPRSNQFEPPVTSTSVAEPNFAKMDLSQNTSAGSPAGAANSTATANGSPDSLGYHSFEDVSESAKGSANTEMKDQPMACKEEIIRLSFIRRTKHLM, from the exons ATGGACTTCTTTTTGCGATTGGAAACGCATGGCAAACTATCACCTGATGACTATGAGGAGCTAGTTGAACTGCTTAATGATGTGAACAGAAAGGATCTTGTGAAGGAACTGGAGGATGCTATGAGAAGCCAAACAAATG GACCAACTAGTCCAGAATCTCCAGGAAGTCAACAGACTCCTTTGTCTCCACCAAGAAGTAATCAATTTGAACCACCTGTTACATCAACATCAGTTGCTGAACCAAACTTTGCTAAAATGGATCTGTCACAGAATACTTCAGCTGGTAGTCCAGCAGGGGCGGCAAATTCTACAGCAACTGCAAATGGATCACCAG ATTCACTAGGTTACCATTCCTTTGAGGACGTATCTGAGAGTGCAAAAGGATCAGCAAATACAGAGATGAAAGACCAGCCTATGGCATGTAAGGAGGAAATAATCAGGTTGTCATTCATCAGAAGGACAAAGCACCTGATGTAA